A genomic window from Flexistipes sp. includes:
- a CDS encoding ATP-dependent Clp protease ATP-binding subunit: protein MFELFTDKARRVILYSREEAEKLLQPYIDTEHLLIGILKESTGVSAEIFNRRGINVMLLISDIKNMTEEGKNLMIKGSLPFSPNAKKVLEYSIEEARILKHKNINPEHILLGILKLKKGKASVVLKKLGFDLISMRDEVRYLSKEENTSTKVATPTLDEFGKDLTILASQYQLDPVIGRNKEIDRLIQILCRRIKNNAVLLGEPGVGKTAIVEGLAQRMVSESIPEILKDKRLISLDVGTLVAGTKYRGQFEERMKNILKEIESAENIVVFIDEIHTIVGAGAAEGSVDASNMLKPALARGTLQCIGATTLSEYRKHMEKDGALERRFQSIIVDPPDSGETFEILKGLKRQYEDFHKVFIPDDVLKETVYLTDRYVTDKFQPDKSIDVIDETASRVKLGHSLMPDDLQELKSQIDSLKQKRKKYIDTDNFNQIERYSSEIERYGELYQMKVEEWEQTVDDNWPSLTVDNVAEVVSMMTGIPVQKLTEEDTRKATNIDKELKNYLIGQDEAVDTVSRSIKRSFAGINNPEQPIGSFIFLGPTGVGKTELAKRIAESLFGSSNAMIRIDMSEFMEKFNVSRLIGAPPGYIGYNEGGKLTEAVRRKPYSVVLFDEIEKAHPDVLNILLQILDDGFINDNLGHMVNFKNTIIIMTSNLGTKSTLTDKSLGFTNNASQDIDYKTFRNNSLRELKERFPPEFINRLDGLVVFKPLSKDVLYEIIDQQVEEVNARIAKLGKQIVINDDVKDYILSNEYDYHFGARPIKRLIQKHIEDKLSEVLLEGKYAKRKKIKVIVNNGRISFR, encoded by the coding sequence ATGTTTGAACTTTTTACAGATAAGGCAAGACGTGTAATTTTGTATTCAAGAGAGGAAGCTGAAAAGCTTCTCCAGCCTTATATAGATACCGAACATCTTCTTATCGGGATTCTTAAGGAAAGTACCGGTGTGTCCGCTGAAATTTTTAACAGAAGGGGCATCAATGTGATGCTTCTTATTTCAGATATTAAAAATATGACCGAAGAAGGTAAAAACCTTATGATAAAGGGTAGCCTTCCGTTCAGCCCTAACGCCAAAAAGGTTTTGGAATATTCCATTGAGGAAGCCAGAATCCTCAAACATAAAAATATAAATCCTGAGCATATTCTGCTGGGTATTTTAAAATTGAAAAAAGGCAAAGCTTCTGTAGTGTTGAAAAAGCTGGGTTTTGATTTGATTTCCATGAGGGATGAGGTAAGGTATTTATCCAAAGAGGAAAATACATCTACGAAGGTTGCCACACCAACACTTGATGAATTCGGCAAGGATTTGACGATACTGGCTTCTCAGTATCAACTTGATCCCGTAATAGGAAGAAATAAGGAAATTGACAGGCTGATTCAAATTCTCTGCAGAAGGATAAAAAACAATGCCGTTTTACTTGGTGAACCGGGAGTTGGGAAAACCGCAATCGTTGAAGGTCTGGCCCAGCGTATGGTTTCTGAGTCTATCCCTGAGATTTTAAAAGATAAAAGGCTCATTTCACTGGATGTGGGGACATTGGTTGCCGGCACAAAATACCGCGGACAGTTTGAAGAACGGATGAAAAATATTCTAAAAGAGATTGAGAGTGCTGAAAATATAGTTGTTTTTATAGATGAGATTCACACAATAGTCGGAGCGGGTGCAGCAGAAGGTTCTGTTGATGCATCCAATATGCTTAAGCCGGCATTGGCAAGGGGCACGCTCCAATGCATAGGGGCAACAACACTTAGTGAATACAGAAAACATATGGAAAAAGACGGTGCTCTTGAGCGCCGTTTCCAATCGATTATTGTGGATCCGCCCGACAGCGGAGAAACTTTTGAAATCCTGAAAGGTTTGAAACGCCAATACGAAGATTTTCATAAGGTTTTTATACCGGACGATGTCCTAAAGGAAACGGTTTATCTGACTGACAGATATGTGACAGATAAATTTCAGCCGGATAAAAGTATTGATGTGATAGACGAAACGGCTTCAAGAGTAAAACTCGGGCACAGCTTAATGCCGGATGATTTGCAGGAGCTGAAAAGTCAGATTGATTCATTAAAGCAAAAGAGGAAAAAATATATTGATACTGACAATTTCAACCAGATAGAAAGGTATTCATCCGAGATCGAACGTTACGGAGAGCTTTATCAGATGAAAGTTGAGGAATGGGAACAGACGGTGGATGACAACTGGCCAAGCCTTACTGTTGATAATGTGGCTGAAGTGGTCTCAATGATGACTGGAATTCCTGTCCAGAAACTGACAGAAGAGGATACACGCAAAGCTACAAACATCGACAAGGAACTGAAAAATTATCTGATAGGCCAGGATGAGGCGGTGGATACCGTTTCCAGGTCGATAAAAAGAAGTTTTGCCGGAATAAATAATCCGGAGCAGCCGATCGGTTCCTTTATTTTTTTAGGTCCCACCGGCGTCGGCAAAACGGAATTGGCAAAACGGATAGCTGAATCACTTTTCGGCAGTTCCAACGCAATGATCAGAATAGATATGAGTGAGTTTATGGAAAAATTCAATGTTTCCAGACTAATCGGTGCCCCTCCGGGGTATATCGGCTACAATGAGGGGGGTAAACTTACGGAAGCGGTGAGACGTAAACCTTACTCTGTTGTGCTGTTTGACGAAATTGAAAAAGCACACCCTGATGTATTGAATATTCTTTTACAAATACTGGATGACGGTTTTATCAACGATAATCTCGGTCATATGGTAAATTTTAAAAATACGATTATTATAATGACATCGAATCTCGGAACCAAGTCCACGCTTACGGACAAAAGCCTTGGATTTACCAACAATGCTTCGCAGGATATTGACTATAAAACATTCAGGAATAATTCACTCAGAGAGCTCAAGGAAAGATTCCCGCCTGAATTTATAAACAGACTGGACGGGCTTGTTGTTTTTAAACCGCTCTCAAAAGACGTTCTTTACGAGATTATTGATCAGCAGGTTGAGGAAGTTAATGCGCGAATTGCTAAATTAGGAAAACAGATCGTAATAAATGACGATGTTAAAGATTATATTCTTTCCAATGAATACGATTATCATTTTGGTGCACGTCCTATAAAAAGGCTTATTCAGAAACATATCGAAGACAAATTGAGTGAAGTACTTCTTGAAGGAAAGTATGCAAAGAGAAAAAAAATCAAAGTGATAGTTAACAATGGCAGAATCTCGTTCAGATAA
- a CDS encoding glycine cleavage system protein R — protein MTDKEKKYFALTFVSKDRYGIVADVSKVLYDNGFNLEDSSSTLLRGFFSMILIVATRQDYTEEEIKGMFDKLKDISISVRKMNGSDATIAEGLSYVVSVYGSDKPGIVYKVTDYLRSKNINVIDLQTKVAGKENKPIYIMVLEILVPENYQEEEWTMPLKALSDQMGTDIHIRQIETYEF, from the coding sequence ATGACGGATAAAGAAAAAAAATACTTTGCTTTAACATTTGTAAGCAAAGACAGATACGGCATAGTGGCAGATGTTTCCAAAGTACTGTATGATAACGGGTTTAACCTTGAGGACTCCAGCTCAACACTGCTCAGAGGCTTCTTTTCAATGATTCTCATTGTAGCCACAAGGCAGGATTATACCGAGGAAGAGATAAAGGGCATGTTCGACAAACTGAAGGATATTTCAATCAGCGTGCGGAAAATGAACGGCTCTGATGCCACAATTGCAGAAGGATTATCTTATGTAGTTTCCGTTTACGGATCCGACAAGCCCGGGATTGTATACAAGGTAACAGATTATTTGAGAAGTAAAAATATTAATGTAATAGATTTACAGACAAAGGTTGCGGGCAAAGAAAATAAGCCTATCTATATAATGGTACTTGAGATTCTTGTTCCTGAAAATTATCAGGAAGAGGAATGGACTATGCCTTTAAAAGCGTTGTCGGATCAGATGGGCACGGATATTCACATAAGACAAATTGAGACATACGAGTTTTAA
- the def gene encoding peptide deformylase produces the protein MAVKEILVYPDERLKEFSEKVTELTDEIRNVIKDLTDTMDATSHSVGIAAPQIGALHRIIAIDASKNKKCSYNHGKLVLINPEVVKWEGIMQFREGCMSVPDYTGNVNRARKVMVQYQDENFEDRVIETEDFEAVLLQHEIDHLDGILFVDRIISKRTDLFRRKKYR, from the coding sequence ATGGCTGTAAAAGAGATTTTGGTCTATCCCGATGAAAGGTTAAAAGAATTCAGTGAAAAAGTCACCGAACTGACCGATGAAATCAGAAATGTAATAAAAGATCTCACGGACACTATGGATGCCACATCTCATTCCGTAGGTATTGCAGCCCCTCAGATAGGTGCGCTCCACCGTATAATTGCAATTGATGCATCAAAAAATAAAAAATGCAGCTACAATCACGGAAAACTTGTTTTAATAAATCCGGAAGTGGTCAAATGGGAAGGGATAATGCAGTTCAGAGAAGGGTGCATGAGCGTTCCGGACTATACGGGCAATGTCAACCGTGCACGAAAAGTTATGGTGCAGTATCAGGATGAAAATTTCGAAGACAGGGTTATCGAAACCGAAGACTTCGAAGCTGTACTGCTGCAGCATGAGATTGACCATTTGGACGGAATACTTTTTGTGGACAGAATTATTTCCAAACGTACCGATCTTTTCAGAAGGAAAAAGTACAGATGA
- a CDS encoding 2-hydroxyacid dehydrogenase produces MKKIIVTKKLPFDIEDSFKNYDLIYNKSSEPLSEDELQRELYDADAVISMLSDKIDARVLENAGNLKVVANYAVGFNNIDTDYCSEKNIVVCNTPHVLTEATAELGFALMISAARRIVEADKFVRQGKFKGWEPTLFLGHGLQNKTLGIYGFGKIGQTLGNFARNFKMNIIYNSRSRKRHEENLIDAQYVTFEHLLEKSDFLVVTAPLNTSTKHRFTKNEFEKMKSSSVFINLGRGEIVRESDLAEALENGEITYAGLDVYEFEPSVNKKLLSMDNVILLPHIGSATVTARKEMAKLCVQSVKEVLEKNNVPWNAVNKNFIVDK; encoded by the coding sequence ATGAAAAAAATAATCGTTACGAAAAAACTCCCCTTCGACATAGAGGACTCTTTCAAAAACTATGACCTAATCTACAACAAATCCTCTGAGCCTCTAAGCGAAGATGAATTGCAAAGGGAATTATACGATGCTGATGCAGTTATTTCCATGCTTTCGGACAAAATCGATGCCAGGGTGCTTGAAAATGCAGGAAATCTAAAAGTTGTGGCGAACTACGCCGTTGGTTTTAACAATATTGACACAGATTACTGTTCGGAGAAAAATATCGTAGTATGCAATACTCCCCATGTTTTAACAGAAGCCACTGCCGAGTTGGGGTTTGCCCTTATGATTTCCGCCGCACGAAGAATTGTTGAAGCTGACAAATTTGTCCGGCAGGGCAAATTTAAAGGATGGGAGCCGACACTTTTTTTGGGACACGGTTTACAAAACAAAACACTTGGCATATACGGATTCGGCAAAATCGGCCAGACTTTGGGGAATTTTGCGCGAAATTTCAAAATGAATATAATATACAACTCAAGAAGCAGAAAAAGACATGAAGAGAATCTGATTGATGCTCAATATGTGACTTTTGAACATCTGCTGGAAAAATCCGATTTCCTCGTTGTGACTGCTCCTCTGAATACATCCACAAAACACCGGTTTACAAAAAACGAATTCGAAAAAATGAAAAGCTCATCCGTCTTTATCAATCTTGGAAGAGGTGAAATTGTAAGAGAATCAGACCTTGCCGAAGCACTGGAAAACGGCGAAATCACATACGCAGGTCTTGATGTGTATGAATTCGAACCCTCGGTAAACAAAAAACTTCTCAGTATGGACAATGTTATTTTACTGCCTCACATAGGTAGCGCAACAGTAACTGCACGTAAGGAAATGGCTAAACTGTGCGTACAATCCGTAAAAGAAGTTTTGGAAAAAAATAATGTGCCCTGGAATGCTGTTAATAAAAATTTTATTGTTGACAAATAA